The proteins below come from a single Miscanthus floridulus cultivar M001 chromosome 1, ASM1932011v1, whole genome shotgun sequence genomic window:
- the LOC136503997 gene encoding 26S proteasome regulatory subunit 7A-like — protein sequence MLLQGLGSYSTSIKKVEKEIKEMAKKINDLCGIKESDTGLAPPSQWDLVSDKQMMQEEQPLQVARCTKIISPNTDDAKYVINVKQIAKFVVGLGDKVSPTDIEEGMRVGPVLIVTSTRFRSLFHQKLTQVSVPTPYCFMRRFLKAAQSEKKLELLSFFMIELSLVEYEMLQFCPSMLAAAAIYTAQCTMLAWSFLI from the exons ATGCTGTTGCAGGGGCTTGGGTCGTACTCGACCAGCATCAAGAAGGTCGAGAAGGAGATCAaggaaatggccaagaaaatcaATGACCTTTGTG GGATAAAGGAGTCTGATAcagggctggctccacctagcCAGTGGGATTTGGTTTCAGATAAACAAATGATGCAAGAAGAACAACCATTACAA GTAGCAAGGTGTACAAAGATTATAAGCCCTAATACGGATGATGCCAAATATGTTATAAATGTAAAACAAATTGCAAAG TTTGTGGTTGGACTGGGAGATAAGGTCTCTCCAACTGATATCGAGGAAGGGATGAGGGTCGGGCCGG TGTTGATCGTAACAAGTACCAGATTCAGATCCCTCTTCCACCAAAAATTGACCCAAGTGTCGGTGCCGACTCCATACTGTTTCATGAGAAGGTTTCTAAAGGCAGCACAATCTGAGAAGAAG CTCGAACTCCTGTCTTTCTTCATGATCGAGCTGAGTCTTGTCGAATACGAGATGCTCCAGTTCTGCCCGTCTATGCTAGCAGCTGCTGCCATCTACACAGCTCAATGCACGATGCTTGCTTGGTCTTTTTTGATATAG
- the LOC136504003 gene encoding protein DROOPING LEAF-like isoform X1, whose product MDMVSQSEHLCYVRCTYCNTVLALQVGVPCKRLMDTVTVKCGHCNNLSYLSPRPPMAQPLSPTDHPLGPFQCQGPCNECRRNQPLPLASPTSTELSPRMPFVVKPPEKKHRLPSAYNRFMREEIQRIKAAKPDIPHREAFSMAAKNWAKCDPRCSTTTASTATSNSAPEPRAVPTPQVTEARFDLEDRAKEQVIESFDIFKQIERGI is encoded by the exons ATGGATATGGTTTCGCAGTCCGAGCACCTGTGCTACGTCCGCTGCACCTACTGCAACACCGTGCTCGCG CTGCAGGTTGGGGTTCCATGCAAGAGGCTGATGGACACGGTGACTGTCAAGTGCGGCCACTGCAACAACCTCTCCTACCTCAGTCCACGGCCCCCCATGGCGCAGCCGCTCTCGCCGACTGATCACCCCTTGGGGCCATTCCAG TGTCAGGGACCCTGCAATGAGTGCAGGAGGAACCAACCGCTGCCGCTGGCCTCGCCGACATCGACTGAGCTCAGCCCGAGAATGCCCTTCGTTGTCAAGC CCCCGGAGAAGAAACACCGCCTCCCATCTGCTTACAATCGCTTCATGAG GGAGGAGATTCAACGCATCAAAGCTGCGAAGCCAGATATTCCTCACAGGGAGGCCTTCAGCATGGCTGCCAAGAAT TGGGCGAAGTGCGACCCGCGCTGCTCGACGACGACTGCCTCTACTGCCACTTCCAACAGCGCTCCAGAACCTAGAGCTGTGCCCACTCCTCAGGTAACTGAGGCACGCTTTGATCTGGAG GATAGGGCCAAGGAGCAAGTCATCGAGAGCTTCGACATCTTCAAGCAGATTGAGCGCGGCATCTAG
- the LOC136504003 gene encoding protein DROOPING LEAF-like isoform X3 produces MDMVSQSEHLCYVRCTYCNTVLALQVGVPCKRLMDTVTVKCGHCNNLSYLSPRPPMAQPLSPTDHPLGPFQCQGPCNECRRNQPLPLASPTSTELSPRMPFVVKPPEKKHRLPSAYNRFMREEIQRIKAAKPDIPHREAFSMAAKNWAKCDPRCSTTTASTATSNSAPEPRAVPTPQDRAKEQVIESFDIFKQIERGI; encoded by the exons ATGGATATGGTTTCGCAGTCCGAGCACCTGTGCTACGTCCGCTGCACCTACTGCAACACCGTGCTCGCG CTGCAGGTTGGGGTTCCATGCAAGAGGCTGATGGACACGGTGACTGTCAAGTGCGGCCACTGCAACAACCTCTCCTACCTCAGTCCACGGCCCCCCATGGCGCAGCCGCTCTCGCCGACTGATCACCCCTTGGGGCCATTCCAG TGTCAGGGACCCTGCAATGAGTGCAGGAGGAACCAACCGCTGCCGCTGGCCTCGCCGACATCGACTGAGCTCAGCCCGAGAATGCCCTTCGTTGTCAAGC CCCCGGAGAAGAAACACCGCCTCCCATCTGCTTACAATCGCTTCATGAG GGAGGAGATTCAACGCATCAAAGCTGCGAAGCCAGATATTCCTCACAGGGAGGCCTTCAGCATGGCTGCCAAGAAT TGGGCGAAGTGCGACCCGCGCTGCTCGACGACGACTGCCTCTACTGCCACTTCCAACAGCGCTCCAGAACCTAGAGCTGTGCCCACTCCTCAG GATAGGGCCAAGGAGCAAGTCATCGAGAGCTTCGACATCTTCAAGCAGATTGAGCGCGGCATCTAG
- the LOC136504003 gene encoding protein DROOPING LEAF-like isoform X4: MDMVSQSEHLCYVRCTYCNTVLAVGVPCKRLMDTVTVKCGHCNNLSYLSPRPPMAQPLSPTDHPLGPFQCQGPCNECRRNQPLPLASPTSTELSPRMPFVVKPPEKKHRLPSAYNRFMREEIQRIKAAKPDIPHREAFSMAAKNWAKCDPRCSTTTASTATSNSAPEPRAVPTPQDRAKEQVIESFDIFKQIERGI, encoded by the exons ATGGATATGGTTTCGCAGTCCGAGCACCTGTGCTACGTCCGCTGCACCTACTGCAACACCGTGCTCGCG GTTGGGGTTCCATGCAAGAGGCTGATGGACACGGTGACTGTCAAGTGCGGCCACTGCAACAACCTCTCCTACCTCAGTCCACGGCCCCCCATGGCGCAGCCGCTCTCGCCGACTGATCACCCCTTGGGGCCATTCCAG TGTCAGGGACCCTGCAATGAGTGCAGGAGGAACCAACCGCTGCCGCTGGCCTCGCCGACATCGACTGAGCTCAGCCCGAGAATGCCCTTCGTTGTCAAGC CCCCGGAGAAGAAACACCGCCTCCCATCTGCTTACAATCGCTTCATGAG GGAGGAGATTCAACGCATCAAAGCTGCGAAGCCAGATATTCCTCACAGGGAGGCCTTCAGCATGGCTGCCAAGAAT TGGGCGAAGTGCGACCCGCGCTGCTCGACGACGACTGCCTCTACTGCCACTTCCAACAGCGCTCCAGAACCTAGAGCTGTGCCCACTCCTCAG GATAGGGCCAAGGAGCAAGTCATCGAGAGCTTCGACATCTTCAAGCAGATTGAGCGCGGCATCTAG
- the LOC136504003 gene encoding protein DROOPING LEAF-like isoform X2: MDMVSQSEHLCYVRCTYCNTVLAVGVPCKRLMDTVTVKCGHCNNLSYLSPRPPMAQPLSPTDHPLGPFQCQGPCNECRRNQPLPLASPTSTELSPRMPFVVKPPEKKHRLPSAYNRFMREEIQRIKAAKPDIPHREAFSMAAKNWAKCDPRCSTTTASTATSNSAPEPRAVPTPQVTEARFDLEDRAKEQVIESFDIFKQIERGI; this comes from the exons ATGGATATGGTTTCGCAGTCCGAGCACCTGTGCTACGTCCGCTGCACCTACTGCAACACCGTGCTCGCG GTTGGGGTTCCATGCAAGAGGCTGATGGACACGGTGACTGTCAAGTGCGGCCACTGCAACAACCTCTCCTACCTCAGTCCACGGCCCCCCATGGCGCAGCCGCTCTCGCCGACTGATCACCCCTTGGGGCCATTCCAG TGTCAGGGACCCTGCAATGAGTGCAGGAGGAACCAACCGCTGCCGCTGGCCTCGCCGACATCGACTGAGCTCAGCCCGAGAATGCCCTTCGTTGTCAAGC CCCCGGAGAAGAAACACCGCCTCCCATCTGCTTACAATCGCTTCATGAG GGAGGAGATTCAACGCATCAAAGCTGCGAAGCCAGATATTCCTCACAGGGAGGCCTTCAGCATGGCTGCCAAGAAT TGGGCGAAGTGCGACCCGCGCTGCTCGACGACGACTGCCTCTACTGCCACTTCCAACAGCGCTCCAGAACCTAGAGCTGTGCCCACTCCTCAGGTAACTGAGGCACGCTTTGATCTGGAG GATAGGGCCAAGGAGCAAGTCATCGAGAGCTTCGACATCTTCAAGCAGATTGAGCGCGGCATCTAG